From a single Rosa rugosa chromosome 7, drRosRugo1.1, whole genome shotgun sequence genomic region:
- the LOC133720046 gene encoding uncharacterized protein LOC133720046, producing MVYIWSDQETIDELKYKLLSINYELESAQIRANQEVSKNEEITKQLFHLLKVACRERDEAKDQLQQLLKMFLPIPAENETSPMFSEVNNENYPSLQKASNFSTVKESDVISKTSSYPTKYNFAADSSNLGFSKNIAAVQGCDESVQVATMSSSNSKIIDRADVLIDNIVRVRPLPKKGRLFQAVMENEALLQTLLVVPLPKWKNPPPLPPLKSSSNLIYGCDFGSQEQIEAVKPIRAVQGSSSLGFSHIPSSSVLDFEHGSASVKTRVGNSSSDLMQSQIGTCKRRKRRF from the exons ATGGTTTACATTTGGAGTGATCAAGAG ACCATTGATGAGCTGAAATACAAGCTTCTCAGCATCAACTATGAACTAGAATCAGCGCAAATAAGGGCGAATCAGGAGGTAAGCAAAAATGAGGAGATCACAAAGCAGTTGTTTCATCTCTTGAAGGTAGCTTGTCGAGAAAGAGATGAAGCAAAAGACCAGTTGCAACAACTACTCAAAATGTTCTTGCCCATACCAGCTGAAAATGAAACAAGCCCTATGTTCTCTGAGGTCAACAATGAAAATTATCCAAGTCTGCAAAAAGCCTCAAATTTCTCAACAGTTAAAGAATCAGATGTTATATCCAAAACTAGTTCATATCCCACTAAATACAACTTTGCTGCTGATTCAAGTAACTTAGGATTTTCCAAGAATATTGCTGCTGTTCAAGGGTGTGATGAGTCCGTTCAGGTGGCTACGATGTCTTCATCAAACTCAAAGATCATTGATCGTGCTGAtgttttgattgataatattgTTAGGGTCAGACCACTGCCTAAGAAAGGAAGATTGTTCCAGGCTGTAATGGAAAATGAGGCTTTACTTCAGACACTTCTTGTTGTTCCTCTTCCCAAGTGGAAAAACcctccacctcttcctcctTTAAAAAGTTCATCCAATCTCATTTATGGATGTGACTTTGGCTCACAAGAACAGATTGAAGCAGTCAAGCCAATTCGTGCAGTACAAGGTTCAAGCTCACTCGGATTTTCTCACATACCATCTTCATCTGTGTTGGACTTTGAACATGGTTCTGCTAGTGTGAAGACTCGAGTTGGTAACAGTTCAAGTGATCTCATGCAGAGTCAGATTGGGACTtgtaagagaagaaaaagaaggttcTGA